The genome window GCAAAGAAGATTACAAAAAAGATCACATCCCAAAATCCGTCAATCTTCCGCTAGCTGATCTGCTGTCAGACGACAGTCCTGAGCGCATTATCAAGATGGCACAATCTCTTGGAATTGATGATCAAACTCCTGTTGTCACATATGATGATACCTTTGGTGCTCTTGCTTCAAGAGTGGCATGGACACTTCAATATCTGGGCCATGGGGACGTATCATTACTTGAAATGACATATGGCCAGTGGAAATCGCTTGGTCTTGAGACTGATGCAAACGAGCCAACCGTTGGGGCAAAGACGCATTCTATGACTCTCAAACCTGAGATCATGGCAACTGCAGACTACCTTGAGAGGGCAAAGGAAAGCAAAAACGTAATCGTGCTTGATAATCGTGAGCGCCTAAACTATCTGGAGCAGCACATTCCTGGTGCCATTAACATTCCATACAGAACGCTTGCATCAGAAGACAAAATTCTGCGTCCAAAAGATGAGCTGAAAAGACTGCTCCAAAACAGGGGCATCTCAGACAATGCCGAAGTAATAACATATTGTGGAAGCGTTGGCACCCTGTCTGGACTTGCATACTATGCACTAAAGGCAGTTGATCATCCAAACGTCAAGTTGTATGTTCGCTCCTTTAAGGAATGGAAAAATCTCAACAAGCCAATTGTAAAGCAGGAAAATGCTGACTATTGGGACCTGTCTGCAGAATAG of Candidatus Nitrosotenuis sp. DW1 contains these proteins:
- a CDS encoding sulfurtransferase; its protein translation is MIGKPIIDADSLRSLIRDNSVRVIDVRRKEDYKKDHIPKSVNLPLADLLSDDSPERIIKMAQSLGIDDQTPVVTYDDTFGALASRVAWTLQYLGHGDVSLLEMTYGQWKSLGLETDANEPTVGAKTHSMTLKPEIMATADYLERAKESKNVIVLDNRERLNYLEQHIPGAINIPYRTLASEDKILRPKDELKRLLQNRGISDNAEVITYCGSVGTLSGLAYYALKAVDHPNVKLYVRSFKEWKNLNKPIVKQENADYWDLSAE